A genome region from Leptodactylus fuscus isolate aLepFus1 chromosome 6, aLepFus1.hap2, whole genome shotgun sequence includes the following:
- the LOC142209195 gene encoding formyl peptide receptor 2-like: MDPAGYNLTSPDTTLDNSNRSLYKDYETPNTTDSIYDHIFQKTSITLYSIIFVLGIIGNGLVIWIAGFRMKKTISAVWFLHLAIADFLCCASLPVRIVQELYTSPYQPFVDPLCILTIILFTLNVGASAFLLTAMSIDRCVSVMWPFWAKVNRTRRLVRITAGGVWGLSFLMAALVCYSNRWCITSTNDNDRMYIQKIKETTRPIRLVIMFVIPFLIILTSYVIIFIKLRTSKRPRRSQRPYRIITAVILCFFLCLFPYYIWPLIPRVSLSYIQFHVMNIIVNNLACLNSCINPIIYVFMSQDFRQGFFRSIPARLEKALDEQTEVLCRERENTCVTYQ, from the coding sequence GTCATTATACAAAGACTATGAGACTCCTAATACAACAGATTCCATCTATGATCACATTTTCCAGAAGACGTCAATCACTTTATACAGCATCATCTTTGTCCTTGGGATTATCGGTAATGGATTAGTCATCTGGATTGCCGGATTCAGGATGAAGAAGACAATCAGTGCCGTGTGGTTCCTCCACCTGGCCATAGCGGACTTCCTGTGCTGCGCTTCTCTTCCTGTGCGCATTGTGCAGGAACTTTACACTTCTCCTTACCAGCCATTTGTAGATCCTTTATGTATATTAACCATTATTCTTTTCACTCTGAATGTGGGCGCCAGTGCTTTTCTCCTGACCGCCATGAGTATTGACCGCTGTGTATCCGTCATGTGGCCATTCTGGGCAAAAGTTAATAGGACCCGTAGATTAGTGAGGATCACTGCAGGAGGCGTCTGGGGGTTGAGTTTTCTTATGGCTGCTTTGGTGTGTTACTCCAATAGATGGTGCATAACCTCTACGAATGACAATGACCGCATgtacatacaaaaaataaaagaGACCACTCGGCCAATCAGATTAGTTATAATGTTTGTGATCCCTTTTCTCATCATCTTGACCAGTTATGTGATCATTTTCATCAAACTTAGAACAAGTAAGAGACCCCGGAGATCTCAGAGACCCTACAGGATCATCACCGCTGTTATATTGTGTTTCTTCCTCTGTCTATTTCCTTATTACATTTGGCCACTAATACCGAGGGTTAGTTTAAGTTACATTCAGTTCCATGTGATGAACATTATTGTTAACAACCTGGCTTGTCTTAACAGTTGTATCAATCCAATCATTTATGTTTTTATGAGCCAAGATTTTAGACAAGGTTTCTTCAGATCTATCCCCGCCAGGCTAGAAAAGGCATTAGATGAACAGACTGAAGTCCTGTGCAGAGAACGAGAAAATACTTGCGTTACATATCAATAA